From Chionomys nivalis chromosome 21, mChiNiv1.1, whole genome shotgun sequence, a single genomic window includes:
- the LOC130863402 gene encoding olfactory receptor 2H1-like — protein MVNHSSPVGFILLGFSEHPRLEKIPFLVVLCSYLLTLLGNTLILLLSTLDPRLHSPMYFFLSNLSFLDLCFTTTCVPQKLVNFWGPTKTISFLGCFVQLVIFLSLGTTECILLTVMAFDSYVAVCQPLHYATIIHPRLCWQVAAVAWKMWLLQSIVQTPPTLHLPFCPHRQIDDFLCEVPSLIRLSCGDTTFNEIQLAVSSVILVVVPLSLILISYGAIARAVLRINSAEAWKKALGTCSSHLLVVALFYSSVIAVYLQLKNPYAQERAKFFGLFYAMGTPALNPLIYTLRNKEVKRAFSRLWGKNGDSKNI, from the exons ATGGTCAACCACAGCTCCCCAGTGGGCTTCATTCTCCTGGGCTTCTCTGAACACCCACGCCTCGAAAAGATTCCCTTTTTGGTGGTCTTGTGTTCCTACCTCCTCACACTCCTAGGAAACACACTCATCCTCCTGCTGTCCACATTGGATCCCAGGC tcCACTCTCCAATGTATTTCTTCCTCTCTAACCTCTCCTTCTTGGACCTCTGCTTCACCACAACCTGTGTGCCCCAGAAGCTGGTCAACTTCTGGGGCCCCACAAAGACCATCAGCTTCCTGGGATGTTTTGTCCAGCTGGTCATCTTCTTATCCCTGGGAACCACTGAGTGCATCCTCCTGACAGTGATGGCCTTTGACAGCTATGTGGCTGTCTGCCAGCCCCTGCATTATGCCACTATCATCCACCCCCGCCTGTGCTGGCAGGTGGCAGCTGTGGCCTGGAAAATGTGGCTGCTTCAATCCATAGTCCAGACACCCCCCACCCTCCATCTGCCCTTCTGTCCCCATAGGCAGATAGATGACTTTTTATGTGAAGTGCCATCTCTAATTCGACTCTCCTGTGGGGACACTACTTTTAATGAGATTCAGTTAGCTGTGTCCAGTGTCATCCTTGTGGTTGTGCCTCTGAGCCTCATCCTCATCTCTTATGGCGCCATCGCCAGGGCAGTGCTGAGGATAAACTCTGCTGAAGCATGGAAAAAGGCTCTGGGGACCTGTTCCTCCCACCTCCTTGTGGTCGCCCTCTTCTACAGCTCAGTCATTGCGGTCTATCTGCAGCTCAAAAATCCCTATGCTCAAGAGAGGGCCAAGTTCTTTGGCCTCTTCTATGCCATGGGAACGCCTGCGCTCAACCCTCTCATTTACACCCTGAGGAACAAGGAGGTAAAGAGGGCATTCTCGAGGCTTTGGGGGAAAAATGGGGACTCCAAAAATATCTAA